Proteins encoded by one window of Homo sapiens chromosome 6 genomic scaffold, GRCh38.p14 alternate locus group ALT_REF_LOCI_6 HSCHR6_MHC_QBL_CTG1:
- the CFB gene encoding complement factor B preproprotein (The RefSeq protein has 1 substitution compared to this genomic sequence), which translates to MGSNLSPQLCLMPFILGLLSGGVTTTPWSLARPQGSCSLEGVEIKGGSFRLLQEGQALEYVCPSGFYPYPVQTRTCRSTGSWSTLKTQDQKTVRKAECRAIHCPRPHDFENGEYWPRSPYYNVSDEISFHCYDGYTLRGSANRTCQVNGRWSGQTAICDNGAGYCSNPGIPIGTRKVGSQYRLEDSVTYHCSRGLTLRGSQRRTCQEGGSWSGTEPSCQDSFMYDTPQEVAEAFLSSLTETIEGVDAEDGHGPGEQQKRKIVLDPSGSMNIYLVLDGSDSIGASNFTGAKKCLVNLIEKVASYGVKPRYGLVTYATYPKIWVKVSEADSSNADWVTKQLNEINYEDHKLKSGTNTKKALQAVYSMMSWPDDVPPEGWNRTRHVIILMTDGLHNMGGDPITVIDEIRDLLYIGKDRKNPREDYLDVYVFGVGPLVNQVNINALASKKDNEQHVFKVKDMENLEDVFYQMIDESQSLSLCGMVWEHRKGTDYHKQPWQAKISVIRPSKGHESCMGAVVSEYFVLTAAHCFTVDDKEHSIKVSVGGEKRDLEIEVVLFHPNYNINGKKEAGIPEFYDYDVALIKLKNKLKYGQTIRPICLPCTEGTTRALRLPPTTTCQQQKEELLPAQDIKALFVSEEEKKLTRKEVYIKNGDKKGSCERDAQYAPGYDKVKDISEVVTPRFLCTGGVSPYADPNTCRGDSGGPLIVHKRSRFIQVGVISWGVVDVCKNQKRQKQVPAHARDFHINLFQVLPWLKEKLQDEDLGFL; encoded by the exons ATGGGGAGCAATCTCAGCCCCCAACTCTGCCTGATGCCCTTTATCTTGGGCCTCTTGTCTGGAG GTGTGACCACCACTCCATGGTCTTTGGCCCGGCCCCAGGGATCCTGCTCTCTGGAGGGGGTAGAGATCAAAGGCGGCTCCTTCCGACTTCTCCAAGAGGGCCAGGCACTGGAGTACGTGTGTCCTTCTGGCTTCTACCCGTACCCTGTGCAGACACGTACCTGCAGATCTACGGGGTCCTGGAGCACCCTGAAGACTCAAGACCAAAAGACTGTCAGGAAGGCAGAGTGCAGAG CAATCCACTGTCCAAGACCACACGACTTCGAGAACGGGGAATACTGGCCCCGGTCTCCCTACTACAATGTGAGTGATGAGATCTCTTTCCACTGCTATGACGGTTACACTCTCCGGGGCTCTGCCAATCGCACCTGCCAAGTGAATGGCCGGTGGAGTGGGCAGACAGCGATCTGTGACAACGGAG CGGGGTACTGCTCCAACCCGGGCATCCCCATTGGCACAAGGAAGGTGGGCAGCCAGTACCGCCTTGAAGACAGCGTCACCTACCACTGCAGCCGGGGGCTTACCCTGCGTGGCTCCCAGCGGCGAACGTGTCAGGAAGGTGGCTCTTGGAGCGGGACGGAGCCTTCCTGCCAAG ACTCCTTCATGTACGACACCCCTCAAGAGGTGGCCGAAGCTTTCCTGTCTTCCCTGACAGAGACCATAGAAGGAGTCGATGCTGAGGATGGGCACGGCCCAG GGGAACAACAGAAGCGGAAGATCGTCCTGGACCCTTCAGGCTCCATGAACATCTACCTGGTGCTAGATGGATCAGACAGCATTGGGGCCAGCAACTTCACAGGAGCCAAAAAGTGTCTAGTCAACTTAATTGAGAAG GTGGCAAGTTATGGTGTGAAGCCAAGATATGGTCTAGTGACATATGCCACATACCCCAAAATTTGGGTCAAAGTGTCTGAAGCAGACAGCAGTAATGCAGACTGGGTCACGAAGCAGCTCAATGAAATCAATTATGAAG ACCACAAGTTGAAGTCAGGGACTAACACCAAGAAGGCCCTCCAGGCAGTGTACAGCATGATGAGCTGGCCAGATGACGTCCCTCCTGAAGGCTGGAACCGCACCCGCCATGTCATCATCCTCATGACTGATG GATTGCACAACATGGGCGGGGACCCAATTACTGTCATTGATGAGATCCGGGACTTGCTATACATTGGCAAGGATCGCAAAAACCCAAGGGAGGATTATCTGG ATGTCTATGTGTTTGGGGTCGGGCCTTTGGTGAACCAAGTGAACATCAATGCTTTGGCTTCCAAGAAAGACAATGAGCAACATGTGTTCAAAGTCAAGGATATGGAAAACCTGGAAGATGTTTTCTACCAAATGATCG ATGAAAGCCAGTCTCTGAGTCTCTGTGGCATGGTTTGGGAACACAGGAAGGGTACCGATTACCACAAGCAACCATGGCAGGCCAAGATCTCAGTCATT CGCCCTTCAAAGGGACACGAGAGCTGTATGGGGGCTGTGGTGTCTGAGTACTTTGTGCTGACAGCAGCACATTGTTTCACTGTGGATGACAAGGAACACTCAATCAAGGTCAGCGTAG GAGGGGAGAAGCGGGACCTGGAGATAGAAGTAGTCCTATTTCACCCCAACTACAACATTAATGGGAAAGAAGAAGCAGGAATTCCTGAATTTTATGACTATGACGTTGCCCTGATCAAGCTCAAGAATAAGCTGAAATATGGCCAGACTATCAG GCCCATTTGTCTCCCCTGCACCGAGGGAACAACTCGAGCTTTGAGGCTTCCTCCAACTACCACTTGCCAGCAACAAA AGGAAGAGCTGCTCCCTGCACAGGATATCAAAGCTCTGTTTGTGTCTGAGGAGGAGAAAAAGCTGACTCGGAAGGAGGTCTACATCAAGAATGGGGATAAG AAAGGCAGCTGTGAGAGAGATGCTCAATATGCCCCAGGCTATGACAAAGTCAAGGACATCTCAGAGGTGGTCACCCCTCGGTTCCTTTGTACTGGAGGAGTGAGTCCCTATGCTGACCCCAATACTTGCAGAG GTGATTCTGGCGGCCCCTTGATAGTTCACAAGAGAAGTCGTTTCATTCAA GTTGGTGTAATCAGCTGGGGAGTAGTGGATGTCTGCAAAAACCAGAAGCGGCAAAAGCAGGTACCTGCTCACGCCCGAGACTTTCACATCAACCTCTTTCAAGTGCTGCCCTGGCTGAAGGAGAAACTCCAAGATGAGGATTTGGGTTTTCTATAA